tagttatattcttgtacataggggcagtattacagtagttatattcttgtacatagggggcagtattatagtagttatattcttgtacatagggggcagtattatagtagttatattcttgtacataggaggcagtattatagcagttatattcttgtacataggaggcagtattatagtagttatattcttgtacatagggggcagtattataatagttatattcttgtacatagggggcagtattatagtagggatattcttgtacatagggggcagtattatagtagttatattcctgtacatagggggcagtattaaagtagttatattcctgtacataaggggcagtattatagtagttatatttttgtacaaaggagcagtattatagtagttatattcctgtacatagggagcagtattattgtagctatattcttgtacatagggggcagtattataatacttatattcttgtacatagggggcaattattatagtacttatatcctTGAACATACGGGACAGTATtaaagtaattatattcttgtacataggagcagtgttagagtagttatattcctgtacataggggcagtattatagtagtaatattcttgtacatagggggcagtatgatagtagttatattcttgtacataggaggcagtattatagtagttatattcttgtatataataagcagtattatagtagttagattcttgtacatagggggcagtattatagtagttatattcttctatataggggcagtattatagcagttatattcttgtacatagggggcagtattatagtagatatattcttgtatataggggcagtattatagcagttatattcttgtacataggaggcagtattatagtagttatattcttgtacatagggggcattattattgtagttatattcttgtacataggggcagtattgtagtagttatattcttgtacataggaggcagtattatggtagttatgttcttgtacataggaggcagtattatagtagtaatattcttgtacataggaggcagtattatagtagttatattcttgtacataggggcagtattatagtagttatattcttgtacataggggcagtattgtagtagttatattcttgtacataggaggcagtattatagtagttatattcttgtacataggggcagttttgtagtagttatattcttgtacataggaggcagtattatggtagttatgttcttgtacataggaggcagtattatggtagttatattcttgtacataggaggcagtattatactagttatattcttgtacataggaggcagtattatagtagttatattcttgtacataggggcagtattatagtagttatattcttgtacataggagcagtattatagtagttatattcttgtacatagggggcagtattatagtagttatattcttgtacatctggggcagtattatagtaggtatattcttgtacatagggagcagtattatagtagttatattcttgtacatagggggcagtattatagtagttatattcttatacataggacgcagaattatagtagttatattcttgtacatcggagggcagtattatagtagttatattcttgtacataggggacagtattatagtagttatagtcttgtactttggagggcagtataatagtagttatagtcttgtacatagggggcagtattatagtacttatattctcgTATATATGGGGCAgtgttgtagtagttatattcttgtacatagggggcagtattatagtagttatattcttgtacataggggcagtattatagtaattatatttttgtacatagggagcagtattatagtagttatattcttgtacataggggcagtattatagtagttatatccttgtacgtaggagcagtattatagtagttctatttttgtacataggtggcattattatagcggttatattcttgtacataggtggcagtattacgctggttatattcttgtacataggggcagtattatagtagtactattcttgtacatagggaacagtattatgctggttatattcttgtacataagggggcagtgttatattagttatattcttgtacataggaggcagtattatagtagctatattgttgtatataggaggcagtattatagtagttatattcttgtacatagggggcagtattatagtagttgtattcttgcacgtAGGGGGttgtattttagtagttatattcttgtacaaatggggcagtattatagtagttatattcttgtacatagggtcagtattatagtagttatattcttttacttagggggcagtattatagtagttatatttttgtacatagggggcagaattatagtagttatatttttgtacataggggcagtattatagtagttatattcttgtacatagcaggcagtattatagtagttatattcttgtacataggggcagtattatagtagttctattcttgtacatagaggacagtattatagtagttatattcttgtacatagagggcagtattatagtagttatattcttgtacatagggggcagtattatagtagttatattcttgtacatagtgggcagtattatagtacttatattcttgtacatagggggcagcattatagtagttatattcttgtacataggggcagtattacagtaattttattcttttacataggcaaCATTGGTGTAATATATTGTATCGGCTTTTACTCTTCTCTTCTTCATAGCTGATAATCTTTGGAAAAAACTCCTTGCTTTGTGAAACAGAACATGAATATTTTGGCTCTATGCTGACTCATTATTCTATTCATAAATAAGTGATTCATCATACTTATCCACATGGTGGGTATTAGCTTACAGATAGAACTATCTGAATTGTGGCCATTGTAGTATTTTTCTGGAAGTGCATGGGAATTTTATTAATCATTTTGGTTATCCACATCATCATGTTTTGGGTATTTGCGGCGTCCCCCATACATATAGATGACCCCCTCCTCTTCCACCACATTTATTATAAACACTCATTATTATGAATATCTTCCGTTCTTGTACATTTCCCTTTTCCCCTGCGTCTGTATATTCCATCTGTCCTGCCGTTTTGCTGGTTGCAACAGATTTTCTTGCCTTGCTCCCCCTCCCGGTCTCTCgccgccccctcctctcctctctgtcCTCTGTGTCGTTCTCTTTGTGTCTTATttccttttctttccttcttcttttctttctccaTGATCCCCCTCCTTCGCCAGGCTGTGGTGCAGCCCCTCTACCCTCCCTCAGTTTCGTGCCCTCTCTGCCGCTAGCTGTGCCCGCTCCCCTCTCTCCTTGGCATTGTCCTCTATATATCTGTCTCCTGGGTATCTCTGTAACCAGATGACACAGAATCTGCGTCTAATGTTACCATAACCTAGAATTACACCCACTCAGATGTAGTGTACACCAGCTCAGCCTGGCAGGCCGCAGATCATCTCACCCAGATATAATGTTCACCAGCTCATCCTGGCACGCCGCAGAGCATCTCACTGAAGCATAAAGATATCCAACTTAGCCTAGCATACCGCATATCATATCTTTCCAATATAAGGTACACTACTTTATCCCCCCTTGCTGCAGATCATTTCCCCCAGAGTTAAAGTACACCACCCAGACCTTATTGCCAAGAATCGTTCCATGTAAGAGGCCCCTCGGAGATGTCCTCGGGCCCTTCTTACACATTGAAATAAAGTGCACATAGGCATACGGACAGTATTGTGACTGTAGCGGTGCCAAGCAGCTCCTGAAAGGGGCTGCATTTTTATCGTTGCTTTGATCATCAGCTATTACTTACCCACACTGGTTAGTGGTCGAGGAAATGGGTTAAGACCCCAGCTGCTCCCCCCAAACACTCCTGTGCCTTTAAAAAGACAAGGGGCAAAACCAACATGTTTCTTACATAGAAGCTGAAGTTTCCAGCCCCAGGAATCTGGAGCAAAACGCACTTGCTCATAGATATCATTCTCGCCAAAGGCGTACACAGGAACCAAGTCCGCCCTGAAATCAAAAATGTGAATTACCAAGTGGATAAACTGGCCTCGAATAATATTAAACCCCTCCCTATTAATCTGACCACTCCTCCTTCTTTGGCCAAGCCCCACCCACGATCTGATCATTATACAAATCAGGAGAAGCGTTTTGGCCACAAATAAGACAACTGGAAAGTAAGTAATAAAGAATTCTATTGTCTGTGCGAACGTCCTATAAAAGAAGCGGAGTTACCCTTTAAGATGTTACCTACCCATTTTCCAAGGCGAGTCTTACAAAGCCCTTCCTGTTGCTCAGAGTTACTGTATGCTCCCCTGGACTGCTCTGTAAGGACTCTGTCGCTCCCCCTACTACAATGAAGACCGCATTGCCTGTACCACAGAAGGTCAGGAGGTATTTCAGGCTGTCTTTACTCACAGGGGTAACTCCTAGGCGAGAAGTGAAGGTAAAGGTTCATGAGGCCGTGAGGGGGTACAGAAGAGGGCAAATTACTTCTAGAATACAGTACTTATGATTACAAAAGGCACTATatggaatatatacattatatactgtggCATATGCAAATCCTGACTAGAATAGTGTACAAATTACACTACACAATGATTGAAAGCTACAACTCTGCATCGCCACCTGGTTATTGTTATGTGGTACTTCACTGGTAATTTGCTCTTATTCCTACGATTTTATACAAAAATGTCAATCGACTGAGGACTCCAACTTTGAACACCTCAAAACAATTTAAAATGCTACAAGTCCAGCAGCAAAGACCTATAGAATCAGCACTGATCCACCTAATCTAGTATATTGGGttttattaaagtgaccctctggtatcaggacaaaattctgctcCAACATAGGAAGGGTaggagttatattacctgcagttgctcTTCTTTCGCCCCTCAGTTTCAGGCTgtgttttggccatccaagatggctgctgaaaTTTTTGGTATTGCCTAAGGCACACTgtgcactgttctctgattggctaatgctAATCATATGAgaaactctggccaatcagaaagcaggtctAGTACATTAGTAGTTAACACTAACAATGCCTTGTGggcattaggtagtctaaagattgtggctgccatcttggatggctaagACTAGGAAAAACACAGAACCAGCAGATCGGAGGGACGGGAGCATGGTTGTCACCTACAGTCTCTTCACCTGCCGACATGATGTAGTCACGGTATACAGGGAACTTAAAGAGCCCTGCAAGAACAGCCAGCCACGAACGGACGCCTGGGTATATTTCAGAGAAACCAGTGGCTTCGGTAGCAAAGTTACAGAAAGATGATGCCGAAAAGATTCCATGGGGGTGACATCCGAGTACGTAATTCCTGTCGGGGCTGAGCGGAGCGGTCTGAACGAGCTGTTGGGGTTCAACAAACAAAAATACAGACTTTCACAAGCGCATAAATGACTTTATATGGTAATATACTAAAAACTGCTACTTAGTTATTAGGGTGTCTCTTGGTGAGGAATGCTGTAGAATGTGATGCCAGCAGGGCCACCCACAAGCCATTCTGCCTCTGTTAGGATATTTAGGTACAGGCCTAAGGACAAATACAGTCTTTTCTCCTGGTGAAGGAAAGCTTAGTCACACCTCTGCCTAATTATGCCAAAATCAATTGTCATTGTCTATGACATAGACCAACCaacctttttaaagggccactccagtgaaaacacatttttccatcagtgcCCCCTTCACCTGATGTCTGTCATACTGTTTAAGTGTCCTTTGTGTATtctagccacttccatgcagtgcagcgccctatctgatacttatcagacaccatcttgagagtgagattttttactttcacttgcaaatctatcccatgatgcattagcccAGCATTAGATAGAGGCTATATCatttaagcactgcggaataagttggcgctatacaaataaagattaatattataTTATTACCATTTCTGTTTGCTGAgggaacagtttaattataattaccttctatattcacctaaaaaaagctacagaccataagtatccagccgggaggatgagctgtgatctcctctattataattgtgtgacaggagctgtgtgatcatcatcagaaaCTTTGGCAGGGGTGTCTGTTTTTCCCTGTAGGCAGTTTGTGTGGtaaatccatgtaacagcatt
The nucleotide sequence above comes from Eleutherodactylus coqui strain aEleCoq1 chromosome 2, aEleCoq1.hap1, whole genome shotgun sequence. Encoded proteins:
- the LOC136610880 gene encoding 2-acylglycerol O-acyltransferase 3-like gives rise to the protein MEESMRKHVLAISVFQWVLTFLLMGTFFTILLLYLLFTSFWIIPVVYFTWLFNDWETPVRGGRRSEWVRRWTVWKYFRDYFPIKLVQTAPLSPDRNYVLGCHPHGIFSASSFCNFATEATGFSEIYPGVRSWLAVLAGLFKFPVYRDYIMSAGVTPVSKDSLKYLLTFCGTGNAVFIVVGGATESLQSSPGEHTVTLSNRKGFVRLALENGADLVPVYAFGENDIYEQVRFAPDSWGWKLQLLCKKHVGFAPCLFKGTGVFGGSSWGLNPFPRPLTSVVGRPIRVPHSPVPSEDEVAHYHTLYIDGLKSLFDEYKVSCGLSPTDILKVI